From one Lycium ferocissimum isolate CSIRO_LF1 chromosome 7, AGI_CSIRO_Lferr_CH_V1, whole genome shotgun sequence genomic stretch:
- the LOC132063449 gene encoding AAA-ATPase At4g25835-like: protein MEILSQIWSFLGLLTVLQNVLPTQLVSLLHSFYESIQDFISPYSYFEIPEFNGYCGVDVNDLYRHVNLYLNSINSSSTCRRLTLSRSKSSNRISYTVAPNQMVHDTFRGHHLSWTHQVDNVQDSVEEKRSFTLKLPKRHRLEILNPYLEQVTARAEEFERVSRERRLFTNNGHGSYESGWSSVPFRHPSTFETLALEPELKTQLMDDLTAFSEGKEFYHKIGRAWKRGYLLHGPPGSGKSSLIAAMANFLCYDVYDLELSKVSDNSELRALLIQTTNRSIIVIEDIDCSVNLTGDRRTKMRNNQSMHKKNRHHVIGDNTEDNGRVTLSGLLNFTDGLWSCCGEEKVIVFTTNHKDNVDPALLRCGRMDMHVSLGTCGMHAFKVLVKNYLGLDSHLLFDVVESCIRSGGTLTPAHIGEILLRNRRDADVAVKAALTAMQAKILGADVDATEGGHEYDDMTRTPERIGRSLMESPDNWPAGSPEKKKKKEGSTWDKNVKFLVRLKSLTKSDSGRRGV from the coding sequence ATGGAGATATTGTCACAAATCTGGTCATTCTTAGGCCTTCTAACAGTTCTCCAAAACGTTTTGCCCACTCAGCTTGTATCCTTGCTTCACTCTTTCTATGAATCTATCCAAGATTTCATTAGCCCTTATTCCTACTTCGAAATCCCCGAATTCAACGGCTATTGTGGAGTTGACGTTAACGATCTTTATCGACACGTAAACCTTTACTTGAACTCCATAAACTCCTCTTCCACTTGCCGTCGTCTTACTCTCTCTCGCTCTAAATCTTCCAACCGCATTTCCTACACCGTGGCCCCTAATCAGATGGTCCACGACACTTTCCGTGGTCACCACCTTTCTTGGACACATCAGGTCGACAACGTTCAAGACTCTGTTGAGGAGAAGCGTAGCTTCACCCTCAAACTTCCCAAACGCCACCGCCTGGAAATCCTCAATCCTTACCTCGAGCAGGTAACTGCTCGAGCGGAGGAGTTCGAGAGGGTTTCTCGTGAAAGGAGACTCTTCACGAACAATGGCCACGGTTCGTATGAATCTGGCTGGTCCTCTGTCCCTTTTCGCCACCCTTCCACATTCGAAACACTCGCCCTCGAGCCGGAGCTGAAGACACAACTCATGGATGACCTAACTGCATTTTCGGAAGGAAAAGAGTTCTACCACAAAATCGGACGTGCATGGAAGCGTGGTTACTTGCTACATGGACCTCCAGGATCAGGTAAATCGAGCCTCATTGCTGCCATGGCGAATTTTCTTTGCTACGACGTGTATGATCTCGAGCTCAGCAAAGTCTCAGACAACTCTGAACTCAGAGCTTTACTCATACAAACAACAAATCGGTCCATCATCGTCATTGAGGACATCGATTGTTCCGTTAACTTAACGGGCGATAGGCGGACAAAAATGAGGAATAACCAATCAATGCACAAGAAGAATCGCCATCATGTCATTGGCGATAATACAGAAGATAACGGACGGGTTACATTATCGGGCCTGTTGAACTTCACCGATGGGCTATGGTCgtgttgtggagaagagaagGTGATAGTTTTTACTACAAATCATAAGGACAATGTAGACCCGGCGCTGCTTAGATGTGGGCGCATGGACATGCACGTTAGCCTTGGCACGTGCGGGATGCATGCCTTCAAGGTCTTGGTGAAGAATTACTTAGGGTTGGACTCGCACTTGCTGTTCGACGTGGTGGAGAGTTGCATAAGGTCTGGTGGGACCCTCACGCCAGCTCATATTGGAGAGATCTTGTTGAGGAATAGGAGGGATGCTGACGTGGCAGTAAAAGCTGCGTTGACCGCCATGCAAGCGAAGATTTTGGGTGCTGATGTGGATGCAACGGAGGGCGGACATGAGTATGATGACATGACAAGGACGCCGGAGAGAATAGGTCGGAGCTTGATGGAGTCGCCAGACAATTGGCCGGCAGGTTCGccggagaaaaagaagaagaaggaagggTCAACTTGGGATAAAAATGTCAAATTCTTAGTAAGGCTTAAATCGTTGACCAAGTCTGACTCAGGAAGAAGGGGTGTATAA